Proteins found in one Vallitalea guaymasensis genomic segment:
- a CDS encoding helix-turn-helix transcriptional regulator, which produces MSKSNSDYKNLSRLLNNMLDEYMNDYHMQINACNDFRLPIDWDFNNRVNPDFHLAYVRRGSGSYNYGLDNYKDVMKTGKIYFFSTGYRHSRTLNKQDLPHMILMRFNMINNNTNEPIEVKEPFGFSIPDNHSILHNYLTVLINNYHNPTKSYGKKIAMSILEQILYELAENIMSLQTPRNIDKRLRKTVEYIQLNIHRHIPLDELCHIAGLSKNYFRKLFKAEYGLYPKAYMINMRLEQAERLLMKTEYTIKEISQLLGYSDPYSFSKQYKEKRGYPPSLYRLHGKNALI; this is translated from the coding sequence ATGTCAAAAAGTAATAGTGATTATAAAAATTTAAGTAGGTTATTGAATAATATGCTAGATGAATATATGAATGATTATCATATGCAGATAAATGCATGTAATGATTTTAGGCTTCCTATAGATTGGGATTTCAATAATAGGGTCAATCCAGACTTCCATCTTGCTTATGTGAGAAGAGGTTCAGGGAGTTACAATTATGGACTAGATAATTACAAAGATGTAATGAAAACAGGTAAAATATATTTTTTCTCTACAGGATATCGCCATAGCAGAACTCTTAATAAACAGGATTTACCTCATATGATACTCATGAGGTTTAATATGATCAATAACAATACTAATGAGCCTATAGAGGTAAAAGAACCTTTTGGTTTTTCAATTCCAGATAATCATAGTATATTGCATAATTACCTGACAGTTTTAATTAACAATTATCATAACCCTACTAAATCATATGGCAAGAAGATTGCTATGTCCATTCTAGAACAGATATTATATGAATTAGCTGAGAATATCATGTCATTACAGACCCCCAGAAATATAGATAAGAGATTAAGGAAAACGGTAGAATATATACAGCTTAATATTCACAGACACATACCACTTGATGAACTATGTCATATAGCAGGGCTTAGCAAGAATTATTTTAGAAAGCTGTTTAAAGCAGAATATGGACTATATCCAAAAGCCTATATGATTAATATGCGTCTTGAGCAAGCAGAACGCCTTCTCATGAAGACAGAATACACTATCAAGGAAATATCACAATTATTAGGATATAGTGATCCCTATAGTTTCTCCAAACAGTATAAAGAGAAGAGAGGGTATCCACCATCCTTATATAGATTGCATGGAAAAAATGCACTTATCTAA
- a CDS encoding sensor histidine kinase → MKRNRLRNKLLLINICIFGLVFFCQFIFQNFFFKFYYQKYQGDILNKKINQLEIEINKDNINDELVNELTKDNILVAYLDNKLMPKSGNLFNEDSITIKTDNNEIMTVYLMVGNIDSIFEIGSQVKATLFRINGDDKYYISSLVVADKQESDSIAVSSQIISEDFIDIPIQNKTDITSIHGEIIKYTNNNHISFDHQTIISNYLFNNKELTDGLKKINDNKNDYLLGIKKINDGYLIASISLEQYQEIILILNDFNRYIILFTIILVTLIILNYSRSIINPILKMKKCAQAIAVQDFDNKVHLHSKDELQELGEALNDISRNLENKIVSLENMNNKLKTEYEERLEIEQHQKNLLMNISHDLKTPLTVIKGYLKAIKDGMYSKEQYIDYTIDSVDQISNSLNEMLELTKFQSKSYNLSLEKIDLTRLIYKTLNNIIYLSKQKKQDIELDLLDDVFITVDEEAMRKVIQNLLSNAIKYSPECNQIFIRLIEQEKHYLLSIENTGVHIPENDLKHVFDEFYRVDKARNKNVKGNGLGLGIVKIILDRHGLKYSIGNTSKGVIFIIDFKEKCS, encoded by the coding sequence ATGAAAAGAAATAGATTAAGAAATAAATTATTATTAATAAATATATGTATTTTCGGTTTAGTATTCTTCTGCCAATTCATTTTTCAAAATTTCTTTTTCAAGTTCTATTATCAAAAATATCAAGGAGATATATTGAATAAAAAAATAAATCAGTTGGAAATAGAAATAAACAAAGATAATATCAATGATGAACTAGTGAACGAATTAACTAAAGATAATATATTAGTAGCTTACTTGGATAATAAGTTAATGCCCAAATCAGGAAATTTATTTAATGAAGATTCTATTACTATAAAGACAGATAATAATGAAATTATGACAGTGTATCTTATGGTAGGTAATATTGATTCCATATTTGAAATAGGTAGTCAGGTTAAGGCAACTCTTTTTAGAATTAATGGTGATGATAAATACTATATCAGCTCTCTTGTGGTTGCGGACAAACAAGAAAGTGATTCCATAGCTGTGAGCAGTCAAATAATTTCGGAAGATTTTATAGATATACCTATTCAGAATAAAACTGATATAACTAGTATTCATGGAGAGATTATTAAATATACGAATAATAATCATATCAGTTTTGATCATCAAACTATCATAAGTAATTATTTGTTTAATAATAAAGAACTAACTGATGGTTTGAAAAAAATTAATGACAACAAAAATGACTATCTATTAGGAATTAAAAAAATAAATGATGGTTATTTAATTGCTTCAATATCTCTTGAACAGTATCAAGAGATTATATTGATACTTAATGATTTTAATAGATATATTATTTTATTCACTATTATTCTAGTTACATTAATTATATTAAATTATTCAAGGAGTATAATCAATCCTATATTGAAGATGAAAAAATGTGCTCAAGCTATAGCTGTTCAGGATTTTGATAATAAAGTACATTTACATTCAAAAGATGAATTGCAAGAACTAGGGGAAGCTTTGAATGATATATCCAGGAATCTTGAAAATAAGATTGTATCATTAGAGAATATGAATAATAAATTAAAAACAGAATATGAAGAAAGATTGGAGATTGAACAACATCAAAAGAATTTATTGATGAATATATCCCATGACTTGAAAACACCATTGACAGTTATTAAAGGATATCTAAAAGCCATAAAAGATGGAATGTATAGTAAGGAACAATATATTGATTATACAATAGATAGCGTGGACCAGATAAGTAATTCATTAAATGAAATGCTTGAACTAACAAAGTTCCAATCAAAGTCATATAATCTATCGTTAGAAAAAATTGACTTAACAAGATTAATTTATAAAACATTAAATAATATAATATACCTTAGTAAACAAAAGAAACAAGATATAGAACTAGATCTATTAGATGATGTATTTATTACAGTTGATGAAGAAGCGATGAGAAAAGTCATTCAAAATCTATTGAGCAATGCAATCAAATATTCCCCAGAATGCAATCAAATATTCATTAGATTGATTGAACAAGAAAAACATTATTTGCTTTCCATAGAAAACACAGGTGTTCATATACCAGAAAATGATCTCAAGCATGTTTTTGATGAGTTTTATAGAGTAGATAAAGCAAGAAATAAAAATGTTAAAGGGAATGGACTGGGGCTTGGAATAGTTAAAATAATTCTAGATAGACATGGATTAAAATATTCAATTGGAAATACTTCAAAAGGTGTTATTTTTATTATTGATTTTAAAGAAAAATGTTCTTGA
- a CDS encoding response regulator transcription factor yields the protein MYKVLIIEDDYRIGSLMKDYFIREKFDALLKDDGIEGYIAFNSDSFDLVILDVMLPGIDGFEIASRIRKMSNVPIIMVTARGDDEDQIKGYSYKIDDYITKPFNPDILLMKAKILLERVNTNTIENTEQIINIQGLIIDYNKRKVFVDGEHIILEPKQFNILKYLVNNKERVVSREELLNKIWGYDYFGSDRVVDTQIRKLRKNLQHKAYLIKTVFSVGYSFEED from the coding sequence ATGTATAAAGTGTTAATAATAGAAGATGATTATAGAATTGGCTCATTAATGAAAGATTATTTTATTAGGGAGAAGTTTGATGCATTATTAAAAGATGATGGAATTGAAGGCTATATAGCTTTCAATTCCGATTCTTTTGATTTGGTTATTTTGGATGTCATGTTACCGGGAATAGATGGTTTTGAAATAGCAAGCCGTATTAGAAAGATGTCCAATGTGCCTATTATCATGGTGACAGCTAGAGGTGATGATGAAGACCAAATAAAAGGATATTCTTATAAAATTGATGACTATATAACTAAGCCTTTTAATCCTGATATACTTCTTATGAAAGCTAAAATCCTCTTGGAAAGAGTTAATACTAATACAATTGAAAATACTGAACAAATCATTAATATACAAGGACTTATAATAGATTATAACAAAAGAAAAGTATTCGTTGATGGGGAACACATAATATTAGAGCCAAAACAGTTCAATATATTAAAATATCTAGTTAATAATAAAGAACGAGTGGTGTCAAGAGAAGAGTTGCTTAATAAAATATGGGGATATGATTACTTTGGAAGTGACAGAGTAGTGGATACCCAAATAAGAAAATTAAGAAAGAATTTGCAGCATAAGGCATATCTGATTAAAACTGTTTTTTCAGTAGGTTATTCTTTTGAGGAGGACTAG
- a CDS encoding DUF2812 domain-containing protein: protein MTKLAFRYFIDYEKEEKWLNEMESKGYHFLRYCLLFYIFTIGEPNTYTYRIELLENMTSNHESRNYLDFLADTDIENVASWGRWVYLRKEKDKGPFELFTDLDSKLKHFKRVFYLYLALSPLLISTSINFINMALDGGAFLKIVSGLYVMLIIFVIIHGVKTYLKMNSIQKHMNLHE from the coding sequence ATGACTAAGTTAGCTTTTAGGTATTTTATCGATTATGAAAAAGAAGAAAAATGGCTTAATGAAATGGAAAGTAAAGGATACCATTTTCTTCGATATTGTCTTTTATTTTATATATTCACAATTGGGGAACCTAATACTTATACTTATAGAATTGAATTACTGGAAAATATGACAAGCAATCATGAAAGTAGAAATTACTTGGATTTCCTAGCTGATACAGACATAGAGAATGTAGCATCATGGGGAAGATGGGTATATCTGAGAAAGGAAAAAGACAAAGGTCCTTTTGAACTTTTTACTGATTTGGATAGTAAATTAAAGCACTTTAAACGTGTTTTTTATCTATATCTAGCTTTATCACCTTTACTAATCAGTACTTCCATTAATTTTATTAATATGGCATTGGATGGTGGTGCTTTCTTAAAAATTGTTAGTGGATTATATGTAATGCTGATAATATTTGTGATTATACATGGTGTAAAGACGTATTTGAAAATGAATAGTATACAAAAACACATGAATCTACATGAATAA
- a CDS encoding PadR family transcriptional regulator — MPESNERMALTEAVFYILLTLKTPLHGYGIMQHISEISNGSVQLGSGTLYGAINTLLKKGWIKIYHQEGTSRKKKEYVITEQGLHIANQELLRLQHLTKLGEDILGGNNND, encoded by the coding sequence GTGCCAGAAAGTAATGAAAGAATGGCTCTAACTGAAGCTGTATTCTATATTTTACTAACATTAAAAACGCCTCTTCATGGTTATGGTATTATGCAGCATATTAGTGAAATCAGTAATGGAAGTGTTCAATTAGGTAGTGGTACCCTCTATGGTGCTATCAATACTTTGCTAAAAAAAGGCTGGATAAAAATATATCACCAAGAAGGTACTAGCCGTAAGAAAAAAGAATACGTAATAACAGAACAAGGCTTACATATAGCTAATCAAGAATTACTACGTTTACAACATCTAACCAAATTGGGTGAAGACATTTTAGGAGGTAATAATAATGACTAA
- a CDS encoding sulfatase produces the protein MTTTSKPNIIFILIDDMGYKDLSCYESTFYETPFIDSLAHEGMLFTDGYASCPVCSPSRASIMSGKYPANIGVTDWIDHSKKCHPAHGILVDAPYIDHLPLEEISIAKALSNQSYQTWHVGKWHLGKESYYPEKHGFQVNIGGCHYGNPYNGYFSPYDIPTLENGPEGEYLTDRLTDETIKLIKNRDTSSPFYLNLCYYAVHTPIQAKENQIHKYEQKRIALGIDKEKELIVGEHFPCYHKRDEHVTRRIIQGDASYAAMIENLDWNVGRLLSTLKETGIDEDTLIIFTSDNGGLSTAEGSPTCNAPLNEGKGWMYEGGVRVPLLVRWPNVISPGTVCNEPVTSPDFYPTLLEASNSPLMPEQHQDGVSILPLLEGRDKIEREALYWHYPHYGNQGGTPGSSIRMGNYKLIEFFETGKCELYDLTKDVSEEHNLIDELPEKVSLLKDKLEKWRFKMEAKIPAAYKD, from the coding sequence ATGACAACAACAAGTAAACCTAATATAATCTTTATACTCATTGATGATATGGGCTATAAAGATCTAAGCTGTTATGAAAGCACATTCTATGAAACACCGTTTATTGATTCATTGGCTCACGAAGGAATGTTATTTACTGATGGTTATGCATCTTGCCCCGTATGTTCACCTTCTAGAGCTAGTATCATGTCAGGTAAATACCCAGCTAACATTGGTGTAACCGATTGGATCGATCATAGTAAAAAGTGTCATCCCGCTCATGGTATTTTAGTTGATGCACCATACATCGACCACTTGCCTCTCGAGGAAATCAGTATTGCTAAAGCTCTAAGCAATCAAAGCTATCAAACTTGGCATGTTGGTAAATGGCATCTTGGCAAAGAATCTTATTACCCTGAAAAACATGGATTTCAAGTCAATATTGGTGGTTGTCATTACGGCAATCCCTATAATGGTTATTTCAGCCCTTATGACATCCCTACACTTGAGAATGGTCCAGAAGGTGAGTATCTTACAGATCGACTAACTGATGAAACTATAAAACTAATTAAAAATAGAGATACCTCTAGTCCCTTTTATCTTAATCTTTGCTATTATGCAGTTCATACACCTATACAAGCAAAGGAGAATCAAATACATAAATACGAACAAAAAAGGATAGCATTAGGTATAGATAAGGAAAAGGAGTTAATAGTTGGAGAACATTTTCCTTGCTATCATAAAAGAGATGAACATGTAACAAGAAGAATAATTCAAGGAGATGCCAGTTATGCTGCTATGATAGAAAATCTTGATTGGAATGTTGGCCGTTTATTGTCTACTCTAAAAGAGACAGGCATCGATGAAGATACTTTAATCATTTTCACATCAGATAATGGTGGTCTATCTACAGCTGAAGGTTCACCTACATGTAATGCTCCACTAAACGAAGGTAAAGGATGGATGTATGAAGGTGGTGTAAGAGTACCTTTATTGGTAAGATGGCCTAATGTCATATCACCTGGAACTGTATGCAATGAACCTGTTACCAGTCCTGATTTCTACCCTACACTATTAGAAGCTTCCAACAGTCCACTGATGCCAGAGCAACATCAAGATGGTGTTAGTATCTTACCACTTCTAGAAGGTAGAGATAAAATTGAACGTGAAGCTCTTTACTGGCATTATCCACATTACGGCAATCAAGGCGGAACCCCTGGTTCTTCAATTAGGATGGGTAACTATAAATTAATTGAGTTTTTCGAAACTGGTAAATGTGAATTATATGACTTAACTAAAGATGTAAGCGAAGAACATAATCTAATAGATGAATTACCTGAAAAGGTATCTTTATTGAAAGACAAACTGGAAAAATGGAGATTCAAAATGGAAGCTAAGATTCCAGCAGCTTATAAAGATTAA
- a CDS encoding ABC transporter ATP-binding protein/permease has product MIKIRGITKIYNPEKQKPLTALKDINLEFGAGEFVCILGKSGSGKSTLLNIIAGLDKPTAGSVFIDNEDMASFSDLKLADCRKDKIGFVFQDFQLMEHLTVLENVELGLSMNAVDSKEKRRRAKSILTNIGLYEHLNHKPSELSGGQKQRVSIARALVKNPDIIIADEPTGALDSKTSIEMLNILKDIADSGKLVIVVTHDYEVKDYSTRIVELKDGQVIKDEIKQKFVQNNEKSIVQKRSFDIKAAFRLSWKRLVERKWRYLLVSVSLIIGICSLAIAFGISNGIKSYSEYANKRIIDNKKLTFIKKDALTSEDYFALKKNKKIRLLQDEYVLNAKHELDNKEEITFKVKSIIQKEYQKDYTTPEIFHGRLPEDNKKEIALSYNIAMKLADNGNIENLIGKKIEAKFLAVDDLNNYPSRWDKQSLNIVGITQKTLIGEDYAYLPYETQKTIVRRSRFLGKNEDIPTNKMSVYLKDKGNIEEIYNSYVKSYDITRPEDVLKGLTKVFKNFNLIILGAALLILFISALMIGIILFISVLERQREIGLLISIGGTKKDIKKIFVTEGLLLGTLASTAGVILSIVMFLVINPMAMKYMNYPIYNPNIFTLVIALTVGIVVSLASSIIPAVKASKLSPIELLRRN; this is encoded by the coding sequence ATGATTAAAATAAGAGGTATTACGAAGATTTATAATCCTGAAAAGCAAAAACCTCTTACAGCTTTGAAGGATATTAATCTTGAGTTTGGAGCAGGTGAATTTGTATGTATACTTGGAAAATCTGGATCAGGTAAATCTACACTGTTAAATATTATTGCTGGTCTTGATAAGCCCACAGCAGGTTCTGTTTTCATTGATAATGAAGATATGGCAAGCTTTTCAGACCTGAAACTGGCAGATTGCAGAAAGGATAAGATAGGTTTTGTCTTTCAAGATTTTCAATTGATGGAGCATTTGACTGTACTTGAAAATGTTGAACTTGGGTTATCTATGAATGCTGTTGACAGTAAAGAAAAACGAAGAAGAGCAAAATCAATACTTACTAACATTGGACTTTATGAACATCTTAATCATAAGCCTAGTGAATTATCAGGAGGACAAAAACAAAGAGTATCCATAGCAAGAGCTTTAGTCAAGAATCCAGATATAATTATTGCTGATGAACCAACAGGTGCACTTGACAGCAAAACATCAATTGAAATGTTAAATATATTAAAAGATATTGCTGATTCTGGCAAACTTGTAATCGTTGTAACCCATGATTATGAAGTAAAAGATTATTCAACAAGAATAGTTGAATTAAAAGATGGTCAAGTAATAAAAGATGAAATCAAACAAAAGTTTGTACAGAACAATGAAAAATCAATAGTCCAAAAACGTAGTTTTGATATTAAAGCAGCTTTTAGATTATCATGGAAAAGACTGGTAGAAAGAAAATGGAGGTATTTACTTGTATCAGTGAGTTTGATAATAGGTATATGTAGTTTAGCAATAGCATTTGGTATAAGCAATGGTATTAAAAGCTATTCGGAATACGCCAATAAACGTATTATTGATAATAAAAAGCTTACATTTATTAAAAAAGATGCTTTAACAAGCGAAGATTATTTTGCATTAAAGAAAAATAAAAAAATCAGATTATTACAAGATGAATATGTCTTAAACGCCAAACATGAACTTGATAATAAAGAAGAAATAACTTTTAAAGTGAAATCAATCATTCAAAAAGAGTATCAAAAAGATTATACTACACCAGAAATATTTCATGGAAGATTACCTGAGGATAATAAAAAAGAAATAGCTTTATCCTATAACATTGCAATGAAGTTGGCTGATAATGGTAATATCGAGAACCTGATAGGCAAGAAAATAGAAGCAAAATTCTTGGCAGTAGATGATTTGAATAATTATCCCTCACGTTGGGATAAACAATCTCTTAACATAGTAGGCATAACTCAAAAGACCCTAATTGGTGAAGATTATGCATATTTACCCTATGAAACCCAAAAGACAATTGTAAGACGTTCCAGATTTCTAGGTAAGAATGAAGATATACCAACAAATAAAATGAGTGTTTATTTAAAGGATAAAGGAAATATAGAGGAAATATATAATTCTTATGTTAAATCATATGACATCACAAGACCAGAAGATGTATTAAAAGGATTAACAAAAGTATTTAAGAATTTTAACCTTATCATTTTAGGGGCAGCACTTTTAATACTGTTTATTTCAGCTTTAATGATAGGTATCATATTATTTATAAGTGTACTTGAAAGACAAAGAGAAATAGGTTTGCTTATATCAATTGGTGGAACAAAAAAAGATATTAAGAAGATATTTGTTACAGAAGGATTATTATTAGGAACATTAGCTTCAACTGCAGGAGTTATATTGTCGATAGTAATGTTTTTGGTAATCAACCCAATGGCAATGAAGTATATGAATTATCCAATCTATAATCCTAACATATTTACATTGGTTATTGCTTTAACCGTTGGTATAGTTGTGAGTTTAGCATCTAGTATCATACCAGCAGTAAAAGCATCAAAATTATCACCTATTGAGTTGCTTAGAAGAAATTAA